The Montipora foliosa isolate CH-2021 chromosome 1, ASM3666993v2, whole genome shotgun sequence DNA segment TCCTGAGGTTACTAGTTGTGACTTGACTTCAAGGAAAATTCCAGCAAAGCATAGTTGGTGTTACTCTGAAATTCCAGCCGTCTCCTCCTTAGGGTTAGGGAGGAGAAGGCTGGAATCTCAGACTAAGTTGCTGTGAacgtacaataataataataataataataatatgaaatgaaatgaagaacccattgggaactcggaaaaatccgagcccgaGATGAGATTCGAACTTACGACCCTCCATGATCTTGTCGGATCATTTGCTGAGCTACTGGAGAGCTACTGGAGAGCTACTGGAGAGCTACTGGAGAGCTACTGGAGAGCTACTGGAGAGCTACTGGAGAGCTACTGGAGAGCTACTGGAGAGCTACTGgagagctactggagactcagCGGTGAGTAAGGGtaaaatgtgggtctttgactcgagctgcatcacgcagagtcaaatatcgactgacagcatagttcataactgcatcgcgcagtcaccttaCAGCATATCTTGGATGCGGCCAACCAATCACCCAAGTGAGCGATTGTGAGAATGATGTAAACATATGAAATGACAGAAAAAATAATTCACAAAGGAGatttgaaaatgatcaagaTGGGATGACTGAGGTGGAAATTTTTTTACCAACATCATTTCTACAGAAGTAAAACGACGATGGCAGGTCCAAAGGTAAGGTGGTTTCCAGTCCAGACTCAACATGTTACTTAAACTAGGGAAGGCAGCGCCTAAAGCCAAAAAACGCCTCATGATCCACTTTTAAACAACTCCAGCAGGGATTTGAAGTGTAGTGTTTTTCAAAAACACATAattataagtaggaaaaggaTTGTTTTCAATATCAATTTTACAAACGCGTTTTGGCAGAAAATTTCTTCAGGTTGTATGTCGCAGTCGAGAAGATGCTTATTTCAGTGGATCTCTTGTATATTAATTTAACCCTCATGTGAATAAATAAAGGGACAAAAATTGATGAAGGAATGCAGATTGCAACGATAGGCTTGAATTTACGACGGTTTAAATTAGTTAAAGTGAAACGTCGGTGTACAGGATGTGTAGACTGCGTTTTTAATGTCGGGCATGCATGAGGTGATAGGTTGAGTCAACATTTTGCTCAGCATCGATTATTGAGCATTTCGTGTCTCAGGTTGTGACGAGTGTTTCAAGTCACACAGCATAATCAGCTCAGTGGCACTACCTGGTTCTCAGCGTTATATGTATAGCTCCAGGCGTAGCTGAAAAGACAGTTTTTCTAACTGTAATCATATCGTAATCTTTTTGTATCTCCTGATACTCATTAGTGAAATATGCCTGATAATGGACGAATCCTTTCAAGTCATCTATCTTGGAAACTGGGGAAAATTGTTTGTGCACAAGATGTGTAGAGTGCGTCTTTAATGTCGGGCATGAGTTAATAGGTTGAGACAAGTGTTTCAAGTCACACAGCATAATCAGCTCAGTGACACTACCTGGTCGTCAGcgttatatgcatagcctcagGCGTAGCTGAAAAGACAGTTTTTCCAACTGTAATCATATCGTAATTTTTTTATAACTCCTGAAACTCATTAATGGAATACACCTGATAATGGATAGACGAAGCCTTTCAAGTCGCCTCTCTAGGAAACTCCGGAAAATTGTTTCTTGTTTATTTGCTGTATTTTTTCTCTATCTTTAGTCAAGACTTGAATCTTTACTCGAGCAGTACAAGATACTGACGGAAAATTTAGCTCCGATGCTAATATCAAGGACCTGAATTTTCAGTGTAACAGCCTGTAGGCGAAAACTCTCGGTGTTACGGTCAGTAAGTGAGTGAGTCAAGAAGTGTAtccatatcttttttttttcctgtgaatTCATGATTACTTCCTGAAGCTGAAAAGACAGTTTTTCCCACTGTAATCATATCGTAACCTTTTTATAACTCCCGATACTCATTAATGCAATACACCTGGTAATCATGGATGGACGAAGCCTTTCTTGGAAACTGGAGAAAATTGTTTGTGCACAGGATGTGTGGAGTGCGTCTTTAATGTCGGGCATGAGTTAATAGGTTGAGTCAGCATTTTTCTGCATTGCTTGCATCGATTATTGAGAATTTCGTGTCTCAGGTTGAGACAAGTGTTTCAAATCACACAGCATAATCAGCTGGCGCTACCTGGTTGTCAGCGTTATGAAGTATAGCCTCAGGCGTAGCTAAACTGAAAGACAGTTTCTTTAACTGTGGTCATATCGTAACCTTTTAATTTATAACGCCTGATACtcattaattaaatatacctgATAATGGATGAAGCCTTTCAAGACGTCTATCTtggaaaatgggtaaaattgtttGTGCACAGGATGTGTACGTCTGTGTATGTGGACGTCTTTAATGTCATGCAGGCATGAGTTAAAAGGCTGAGCTAGCATTTTTCTGCATTCTTGTATCGATTATTGAGCATTTCCAGTCTCaggtttttttaatctttttataACTCCTGATTCtcattaattaaatatacctgATAATGGACGAAGCCTTTCAAGTCGTCTTGGAAACTAGGGAGAATTGTTTCTGCACAGGATGTGTACGTCTGTGTATATGGACGTCTTTAATGTCAGGCATTAGTTAAAAGCTGAGCCAGCATTTTTCTGCGTTCTTTGCATCGATTATTGAGCATTTCGTGTCTCAGGTTGAAACAATTGTTTTAAATCACACAGCATAATCAGCTGGCTCTACCTGGGTAGCTAAACCGAAAGCCAGTTTTTGCAACTGTGGTATATCGTAACCTTTTTATAACTCCTGATTATATActtattaattaaatatacctgATATAATGGTGGGTAGCCTTTCAAGTCGTCTATCTTGCTCCTTGTTTATTCGCTATATTGTTACTCTATCTTTAGTCAAGAATTGAGTCTTTACTCGAGCAATACAAGATACTAAAGGAAAATTTAGCTCCGATGTTGTTACCTTCGACGCTTCGGTAAGTGAGAATGGTGTGTTGGAAGTgtatcaatttttttattctgTGAATTGCTTCTTGCAATGGTTTATCAGTAAACTTAATCGATTTGTATTCATAAGAGTACATAGCTCTGACAAGAGTTTTACTATGAACTCCTATTCTGCAACTCAGGATAAATATTTTAGTCAAGATACAGTTGTTTCCTTTCAAATGAAAAGAATTTCTGTGGAATATTTAGCTGCCATAGCATTTACGATAAAAGTTAAGTTTCATGAACGCATATAGCCTCGTCAAGTGTGTCATGTGAAGAGTTTGGAACGAGAATAATAGCAACGAAAGATCCAACGTGCTCTATATATCGTGCGCGATCATTCCTTTTCGATCGTTCGCGTTGCACGCTATTAGTGAATTATTTTCGTTAATCGGTGTGAACATTCAGGAACTACAGAAATATTTCTTGTGTGCTTTTACAGTGCACAGAATATAATAAAATGTAGTGTCATTTTTACCCATTAAAACACGTTTAATTTTTAGTACCCATTTTCATTGCTTAATAATTTAACTCTACAAATAGCCAACTTTAAGTATCTTCCTTGGTTGGCGAAAACGTTCTGCGCAAAAACATTTAGGTTTAATTTTTGATTAAAATCCATGTCATTAATTTCGACCCGAAGAGAAGCGTTTTTAGCGCTTTGCATAAAGCTAATTTTACTCCTAATGACATgtattttcattaaaaattaaaattaaatgttATTGCACAGAACTTTTTCGAAGATAGGAGAGCCTACTAGTCATGAACCTTGAGAATGTGTAGCACACTTCATGCATGGAATCGCCATTTTCGATTTAGTCTATTCTGATAATCTGACGAGTTTCAAACACGAAATTGCACAGACATCATTTGCAATCGATATAACGAAATCTTCGGGAGGTAAAAAAATGCGATAAATGCGTCTTTCTTTCTCTTAATCAAGAATTTTAGTGTTGCTAGTTTTCGTTTTCTAGATCTGTGTTTTTGAGCACCTTGCAAAGATGTTGAAGAGCCTGAATTTATGTTTATTACGTTTGAATTCGCAAATTGCAATTACGAGTACTGAACAAAAGATGAAACGCGAATGAGCAGAATAGAAGAGGTTCTATTAATCATTAGAGAACTAATCTATCCTGTGGGCCAGGTGGAATCTTGCTAATGGTCTACTACTTTTCCCATGGTTGAAAATCTCTTGGGAAATTAATTAAGTTTAGATTATCGCTCTTTTTATGCTGCAGCCCGCTATCTTTCCTATCTTTAATCGAGATCTTAGTGGTCATTCCGCACTTCTCGCTATTGGGAAACTGCAATTTTCCTTCTTTCAGTTAGATTTCAGCCAAAGCCCTCCAGTGGGGTTAAAGCTGACGAACGAAAATGtgtgcaatagaccttttcacggttagtttttcttaatatttgcattacaatggtACAGTAATCTAACGTGGACGAGAGGCAATTTCGAGTTAAAACTACAAATGAGAAAAtgtaaccgtgaaaagggctattgaacAACTCTACTTCTTTGATATGAATCGCTTAATACAAGTTGCTTGTGGTATTCCAATTGAGGATAGAAGAATTTCGATTTTTTTCAAGCTGAGAGGTTGTATTGTCTTGTTAATCGACAGAAGCTCATACACCTTTGATGACAAAAGACATTTTcaccgtttttttttctttaatgccATATAGGGCAAACACaccaaaaatgaataaatgcaTAGGATTTTGGCCGCCTTTTGACTAATTTGACTCTGGTAAAATTTCACtgattttgaaattgttttttgAATAAGAGCTTTGAATATTTCTCTGCAGGGCGTTCATACGAAGTATGTTTTTTGATATTGAGCACTTCTATACTAGAACCGTCAAATCAAAGCGGGATATTAGAAGATTCGAGTGAAGATTTACACAATGGTACCTTTTCATCCTGCCTGTATTAATGGCCTATTTTTTACTGGGTAAATGATTTAAACGAAATGTCACTATGCGTAGTCCTTACTATAAAATGAACTCTGCTTAAGAGTTCATTTCAGCTGTCATTTCTCACCGGTCTTATTCGTATTAAGGAACTGTGAGACACAAGGGAAGCAATTGTATCCGATGGACTTCTCTCGAGTGGTAAAATCGGTTTAAGGTCGTCAGAAAGTCCATAAATTTATCATGGCTTGTTGAATCGTTCCGGTTGCCGCTACACAGAAATGATTTTTGAGCATCAGTTTCTGATTCTGAACACGCGTACCCTTCTACGGTAAGTAATCTCTCAACTACTGCAAAAGAGATGAAGCAGATGATTATACTGAAATCATAAGTGCAAATTAAGAGTACGTTTTTGGACGTGTGAGACTAAGATGATGAAGATAATTTTGTCGTAGTGGTGACCGGTGGAATGAAAACAAGAGCTAAATATCACCCTCGATTGTTTTCGCCTTCGACTCGGTGAGCTGAGACAAAGACAATCCTTAAGTCGTTGCATGGCCTATTATCTTGTTGGCCAAATGTTCTGGTCTCTTTACGTTCTCATGCATATGGCAACGCCTAAGATCTCATTTGTAGGGTCTTACGACCTTTGGTTTCAGGCGCTTCACTGTAAACATCACAGAACAActtcaaatgaaaattatttaaattccCACCAAAAAGTACGTCAAGAAGGGTCTTGCAATCCGTTCCAGTCCTAGGCTAATACTTGAAATCGAGTCATACCGATTCCTTGGCTATAATTAGAGgatgaaagaaatatatacttgaaaagaaatttcgtatctccgcgaagccatgtaatatcctctaatACAAATACATTTTTCTAAAACTTGATATTCTCAATTTTCGCTTTCAAGAATTTTAATtatctttctttcgttttagaTGGAAAAGCTAAATAATAACAACACAGCACCAACAAAAGCTAAGAGAAACGACTTTGCGGAAATAGGAAGCCACTTGGAAGGATACATTTGGTGCGCCTTATTTGTAGTAGAAGCCATAATCATCATAGCACTCAACATTTTGACAGTCATCGTTTTCATCAAGAAACGTTGTCTGCGCAGGCGCAGTACTTACTTGCTCATTAACCTGTCATTGGCTGACTTGTGTATCGGAGCGCTCGTTATACCAACTTCAATATTTCGTCGTGGAAATATTTTTGGTCTGTGGAAAATTGAAATGTCGGATGCAGTGCTCTTTTCCACATTTGGAATAGATACTTTATTCTTTGGATGCTCTCTTGCGTTTCTAGTTTCAATATCAATCGAAAGACTACACGCTATGCGAAATCCAATGCGACATCGTTTGGTGTCCAGTTCGTCTTACAGGATGTGGGTATTCAGCGTTTGGGTTGCGTCAGTGATCTACACCGCTCTAACAATTTCATTATTGTCTTTTGACGTACTTGGGCTACTAGTCTGGTTCATTGTAGCTGGGTGTGTCCTTGCATGTCTTCTAATACTAACCTTCTGCTATTTAGCCATATTTGTCACCGTACGACGCAGCAAGGACCCTGAACTCACTAATCGTCACGGTAGAACTGAACGAAAATTGACCGTGACACTCTTTATTGTCACGCTTGTCTCTTTATCTGTTTGGCTTCCTTACGTATTATTCACTTTCCTGGAAACTCCACTGTTGCGGTTGCTGTCAACTGGAGCGCTTTTGCGCGTGCGGGGTATCTGCGAATTCCTTTTCTTTGCTAACTCCTTTGTGAATCCAATATTGTACACAATCAGGATGCCTGGGTTCAGAAAAGAACTTCGTTCAATCGTGTCACTTTCTGTACCATTTAGATTGAAGGTTTGCAAGGAAAAAATCCGTccatcaaaaaacaaaaagtacatCGTAAACCAGATAGGACCTGTTTTACAGGGAAGTAGCATTTCAGACAGTTACGTTATTACCTTAAAAGATCTTGATTCTGGGAGAAGCAGAAATGCAATTTTTCCCGTCCTTCCGGTGTCATGAGTGTGAGGATGTTGTAATTGATGCGAGATGCGTCGCAGGTCACTCTAGTGGTTAAACGGCTCTTGTTGAGAAAGCATTCGGCCGAATTTCCTGTGATCGGCAGCTGCACTTAAGTCCAGATCGATATGGTCCTAATGTAGGTGCATGTAGAACAGTTATTTATAAGggacagtctgtgacaaaattcattGGAAAAGTACatgactatacagatctgaagctttcgcagctcactctcccctcacaaaaTTGTTTTAACGCGAGTCTCTGATCCCATTTGCCAAAACTACACTGTGGGAGGGCAAAgcattgtaaagtgtttcaacaattaaCAATTTTGTCCGAGACTGTAGTTTCAATCAAacgtcgtaaaaccaaaaccaatgtaattactttggccaatcaaaaagtacggagacaatccggtaaaccataACTCTACGTAAttgcacgtagccgacacaaagcgcgagaaaatgtgcacgcacgagccacgattggttttcgtttcacttctgattggttgagaaagtggcgcgagaactttgaacaatcactgagagaagtaatcataaaaaaaacaaatcgctAATTACtctcgacactcaattgaaagccgctctaaaggggcactgtcatgctaaatttgttgtttttaactCAGAACTGGAAAACTTGAAATCGAATTCAGTACTTAAGTTCACACGTATGACATTCCTGACAACTTACTGAcaaaatatgaaatatatttatcaCACAAAATGCTATTCGTACTTAATTTTTGCAGAATTTGTGAAGACAccgtctgtttttttttttttttttcaagtttcaatccatttccatcctctccatccttggctgccaGCAGCAAAcattagcttcagtgcacttcaatcgTTATTCCAACAAAACCACAGCATTATTGTTTGGTCTTCATTCATGCAAAGACGTCTTAAGTGTTTTGGAAGTTttactaaaatagcgtgacactgcctcTTTAAGGAATGACGACGAGgccggctacgagaacgttgtctaaaagtATCATTTCCCGTTACtgcaataattttgcgattactccaagtgaAGTCGCTCAGCATGGAAAGTGCGAGTCCATATTCCATGAGTAAAATTGGTGAGACcagtgtggatatttagagagaaatttgaaaattcatcgtcaggtgctcgcgTCCT contains these protein-coding regions:
- the LOC137972434 gene encoding adenosine receptor A3-like, translated to MILSDHLLSYWRATGELLESYWRATGELLESYWRATGELLESYWRATGDSAMEKLNNNNTAPTKAKRNDFAEIGSHLEGYIWCALFVVEAIIIIALNILTVIVFIKKRCLRRRSTYLLINLSLADLCIGALVIPTSIFRRGNIFGLWKIEMSDAVLFSTFGIDTLFFGCSLAFLVSISIERLHAMRNPMRHRLVSSSSYRMWVFSVWVASVIYTALTISLLSFDVLGLLVWFIVAGCVLACLLILTFCYLAIFVTVRRSKDPELTNRHGRTERKLTVTLFIVTLVSLSVWLPYVLFTFLETPLLRLLSTGALLRVRGICEFLFFANSFVNPILYTIRMPGFRKELRSIVSLSVPFRLKVCKEKIRPSKNKKYIVNQIGPVLQGSSISDSYVITLKDLDSGRSRNAIFPVLPVS